CATATACCCATGTCATCGAAAATCGTTGTCCAAAAATACGGTGGAACCTCCGTTGGTGACACCACTAAAATCCAAAATGTGGCCAAACGTATCAAACGTTACCACGATGAAGGCCAAAAAGTTGCCGTTGTAGTTTCTGCAATGGGACATACTACCGACGAACTTGTCGACCTTGCTGACCAAATTTCTAAAAATCCTCCCAAACGAGAAATGGATATGTTGCTCTCGACAGGTGAACAAGTCTCGATTGCTCTTCTTGCCATTGCTCTGAATGAAATCGGAGTACCAGCACAATCTTTTACTGGCTCTCAATTAAAAATCCTAACCGATGGAAACTTCTCCAATGGAAAGATCGAAATGATCGATCGTTCTCGAATTGATGAGGCATTTAACAAAGGAAAGGTGGTAATTGTTGCTGGTTTCCAAGGAATCGATAAAGACGAAAACATTGTTACCCTTGGCCGCGGGGGAAGTGATACTTCTGCTGTTGCTCTTGCTGCTGCCCTTGGAGCCGATGAATGTGAAATTTATACAGACGTTGATGGTGTTTACACTGCTGACCCAAGAAAAATTCCAACAGCAAAGATGCACAAACAAATCACTTATGAAGAAATGTTAGAACTCGCAAGCCTTGGGGCTGGAGTCCTTCATTCTCGAAGTGTTGAATTAGGTATGAACTATAACGTGGTCATCCACGTACGATCCAGTTTCCACGACAAACCGGGAACTTTAGTGATGAGTGAGGACAAAATTATGGAAAAAATGAAAGTGAGTGGAGTCACTGCAAAAGGTGACCAAGCTCGAGTTACCATTGCCGATGTAAAAGACAAACCAGGAATTGCTGCAGAGTTATTCACTCAATTAGCAAACAAAGATGTGATTGTGGATGTGATTGTTCAATCATCTCCAAGAGACGGAATCAATACCATTTCCTTCACCATTGCCAAAAAAGACATTTCCGCCGCAAAACCAATCATTGATGCCTATGCGAAAGACCATGGAAATGGTAAAGCTGAGATTGATGAAAACATATCTATTGTTTCCGCTGTTGGTGTAGGCATGAAATCCCATGTAGGGGTGGCAGCTAAGATGTTCCAATCACTTGCTGAAAAAAACATCAATATTGAAATGATCTCCACATCGGAGATTAAAATTTCCTGCGTCATCAAACAAAACCAAGCGGAAGATGCAGTAAAGGCTTTACATACCACGTTCATCGGGTAAATTTACGACCGTATGCAAAAAAGACTTCGAATGCCTCGACTTTTGATTTTATTTTTTGCATCGGTTTTCGTTTTTAGCCTCTTTTTTGCTCCGATCATCAGTTTAAGTTCTTACGAATCTTTAAATTCCGTTCTAGTCATCGTTGGACCCAAATCTATTTCTAGTTTGGATTATGAGGAAGGTGTAGAACGTTACAAAAACTTATCTCGTTTTTTTCCCAATTATCGCAAAAAAGGATCTCTCCATTCCCAAGTAGTCGATTTTCTAATCGATCGAGCTGTGGTGGACAATGCAGCAGATGAAGAATCCATCCAAGTAAATGAAAAACGAATCGAAGCGGAAATCCAAAAAAGGATGGAAGCACAAGGAATTAGCGACCTCGAACAATTCAAAAAGTCCGTCCAAACTCAGTTTAATTTACCTTATGATGTTTGGTTGGAAGATCTACCATACCAAATTAAAAAAGGCCAACTTCTACAAATTAAAGTAAGCCCTCCCTTACCTTCTGAACAAGAAGTACAATCATGGTATAACAAGAATAAGGCGAAAGTAGGATCTGAGTTTAAATTTAGGGAAATTGTTTTTTCACCGTCAAATTCATCCATTGATGAAGAAACAAGAGTGTTTAACGAACTCACTGAAATTCGAAACAAATCTTTAAAAGATCCTTCTTTCTTTAAACTTGTTGCTTCAGGTCCAAGAAATGAATCTCGGTATCGTTTGAACGGAGGACTCGTCAACTGGGTTCCAACCTTTGAACTTTACAAATCTCAACCCACTACAGCTTCTGTATTGACTCAAGTAGGCGGAGCTGGAAAAATTTCTGAAGTGTTTCGAGATGATCGCAAACGTTATTGTTTAGTTTTCATTGAAGGAATGCGACCCACTCCTTTAGATGCTGTTAGAAAAGGAATCCAAGGTTTTTTATTTCGAGAGAAAGAACAAACTTCTTTTGAAGAATGGGTTTCCAACACACGAAAAAATTCATCTATCTCCATCTTTGATCCTATTTATATGAAAGAATATAACATTAGCAATCCGGAAGAAAAATACAATATAGACTAATGATGAACCGTAAGGACTATAATCCAAGTTTTGCGGTTGTCTATTTGGATAACCAATCCATTCAATTTCTAAATCAAAATTTTAAACCAGAGTTGTTAGAAGAATTTGTACATCGCCTTTCTAAAATATTTCCCAAAATTCAAATTCATATCAATACAAACAATTTACTTTCTGAAAAAATAAATTCGACTACGGTAAAAAACCAATTTATAGTCCACGAAGATGTTTCCAAAGAGTATGAATTTCTCCTTAAATTAGGCAAACTTTTACCAGAATCAAAGTATAAAGACCCAGATTGGGATGAAGTTTGTTTTCTGTATTTTACTGGGATCTCTCCACTTTTAGATTCCAGACTAACAGAGACAGCATGGGATCGACATCGGAACTTTTTTAGCCAGTATTCTTATTCAGAAAACTTACCACCTGGACTTACACCCACGATCATCACTCGTGAATTTTTAACTTCTTTACCCGATACTTTGGCAACCGATATACATTCGTATTTCCTGAAAAATATTAACCAATATGATGTGGATATTTTTTACAAAGCACCTGATCTTCGCCAACTTCGTTTGGACTTTCGACTCTCCTCTTTTCGTTCCTTAACTCTCATCCAAGGACTATTGCCTTTGGGAGAAGATTTAACTTATGAAAATCTTCTTTCCAAATTAAAAGAAAATCCACAACTGTTTCGTAGTGCCCCTTCTTATTTAGAATGGGAAATTTATAAAGGTTGTGAGCTTAAGTGTACATTTTGTCCGCGCGAGTTCTCCGATTTAACAAATGATGGAAGTTTTGTTTCTTTGACGGAAGTAAAATCAACCATTTCCAAACTCAATGAAGAACTGACTTCACCCATCACCATTAGTCTTACAGGAAATGGGGAACCTCTCCTCCACCCCGATTTTAAAAACGTTGTTTTAGAAATTTTAAAATTAGAAACGCTTTCCGAACTGATCATCGAAACAGCTCTCTACAAAAACACAGAATCGTTGTTGTCCCTGATAGAAAGTTTAAATCCATCGGAAAAAGAGAAAATTTGTGTCATCGTAAATGTAACGACGTTAAAACCAGATGTTTACAAATCTTTATACGGAAAATCTGAACTGGAAAATGTCCTCGTCACAATCGATAAACTCTCGTTAATACTTTCAAACAAATCATTGCACGTTCAGATGATCAAAATGAAGGAAGTGGAAGAAGAGATTGATCCTTATTTTACTTTTTTTGAAAAAAAAGGAATTAATATCATCTTACAAAAATACAATACTTTTGCGAATAAACTCCCTGAACGTCGAGTGAGTGACCTCACACCGATTCACAGAGATTTTTGTTGGCATTTGGTTCGTGATTTGTCCGTTTTTGTTGATGGTTCTGTTTCCATTTGCAAACAAAACCAAACAGAAATCATAGGAAATTTATATAAAGAATCTCTCGGTGCTATTTGGCAAAAAGGATTAGATTTTTTTAAAAATAGCTTTCTTGGTGAGCACGATAAAATTCCTGCGCCTTGTTTGAATTGTGATGAGTGGTATACTTTCAACGCGTGATTGTTTTGCCTTCATTCAGGCAAGACTAGGCTCCACCAGATTTCCTAAAAAAATTTTAAAGTCCATTCCGGAAGATACAAACACATCTGTTCTTGATCATATCCACAATCGCCTTACCACTATCTTTCCTAGAGAACAGATTGTTTTTTTAGTTCCTGAAGGAGACAGAGAACTAATTGAATTTTTGCAAAACAAAAACTACCAATATTTTGTTGGATCGGAATCTGACGTTCGAGATAGATTTCGAAAGGCTTGCCATCATTTCAAAGCGAAACATATTTTTCGCCTAACGGGAGATAATCCATTTATTGATTTAGAATCCATCCGATATTTGTATGAAGCAATCACTTATATTTCGGATCCATATTATAGTTTATCTATGGTTGGATTGCCTTTGGGAATGGGGGTAGAATGTTTTTCAGCAGATTCTCTTTTGTTTGATGTAGAAGGTCCATTACCCGAACGACATACAGAACATGTCTCTCTTCATATCAAAGAACATCCAGAAATCCATAAACAATTCCGATTGTCGGCGCCACATCTCAATCATTTCACTGATTTAAATCCAAGTACCCTTCGAATCACAGTCGATGAATCCAAAGATTACGAACTCGTTTGTTTGTTGTGGGAAAAATTAGGAACCAAAGATCCATTGTTTGGGGCCAAAGAAGTGATTCAGTTGGCAAAAGACCAACCAGAATTTTTTTTAGTCAATGCCTCTGTGGAACAAGTGACCTTTCCCTTACCTAAAGCAGATCGAAAATCCAAACCGGTACGCATTGTCTATGGCGAACCTTCCCTCTTTGGAAGTGGACACTATGAACGATGCAAATCTTTGTCTCTATTTTTGGAGATGAATGGATTTGATATATTACTATCTGACAAACCAGACCTCCAATCCAAAGATTTACCGCAGGTTCTAGATATTAGAGAAAATGAATTTCCCTTAAATAATTTGTTTTATATCGATAATCTCCACCATTTACCAAACAAATCCAATTCTAGTTTTTTTCTACCAAATCCAGTGTCACCTCTTACACCAGGAGATCCTGTTTCGTATTTTAGTTCTCCACTTTCTGAATTGGATTGGAACCAAATAACCATTCCTGGACAAGTTCTTGTATATGCTGGTAGTTTAGGAAAAGAAGAATCAGAATTAATCGATCGTTATCTATTGCAATTTCTGAATTCCAATGTTTCTACTAAAAAAACTAACATAAGTTCATTGGTTCGAATTGGAGGAACCCCGCCAATAGAAAAAATAGTCCAGTACATCCCTCGAGTTTCTTATATTGAATTTTTAAAGCAAATTCAAATTTCTGACGTTATTCTTACATACTTTGGCCAAACGATGATGGAATCTCTATCCAATGGTAAAAAAGTTTGTTTGTTTGGAATCACAGCTATACACGAATCTTTGGGTAAATTTGCCGAAAAAGAATTAGGAATTTCCTATTTAGGATCTTTATCTGAATTAGAGGGAAACAATCAATTTCCAGATGTTTTTCCTAATATAAAAATAAAATTAGTTCGCGATGCTCACTTAAAAATTTTGAAATGGTTAGAATCAATTTATGAAAGCTAAAATACAAATTTTATTCTTCGCTTTTTTACTTTTACTCTTCACAAATCCTATATTGACTCAAACAGAAGATAAAGAAACCATCGAAATCAATGCAAAGATTGAATTGGAAAAAGTCAGTCGCAATATCATCAATGCACTTCGTTATGGAAAATTTCTTTTAGCTGACACAGAATGGAAAAAAATCCAATCAGAAGTTTATAAATCCTATTCTGAATATGACTATTTAAACGGAAGTTTATTGTATTCTAGAATGGAATGGCAAGAAGCAAAAGAAAGTTTAAACAAAGCTCTCAAAAAAGAACCAAACCATGAAGCTGCAAGTTTTTTACTCGGTATGATTTATGCCCAGGAAGATAGTTGGTCCGAAGCAAAAGATACTTGGATGGAAACCAATCAAATTTCCCCATACAACCCTTTTTATCATTATAACTTAGGTCTTGCTTACTATATACTAAAAGATTACAACAATGCCATTGTATCTTTGAACAAATCTTTAGAATACAAAGCAAACTACAATGAAGCAAAACTCATTTTGGCAAAAACTTATTTAGAACTAAATGAAACGGAAAAAGCCAAAGTTGAACTCGCCACCATTTTGGAACAAGATCCAAGACACATCCAAGCATCCCATTTAATGGGCCGCGTAGTATATTTAACCGAAAAAGATCCAAAAAAATCTCTCACCTATTTAAAAAACCAAAGAGTCCTCGGATGGCGAGAAAAAAAAATATATGCACGATGTTACTTTGAAATTCGTAAGTGGAGAGATGCAGAAAATCTACTTCGTCCAATCGCCTATTCACCGTTTGCTGACGAATATGACCAAAGTTTTTATTTAAACTTACTTTTAAATTTAGGTTATGATGAAAGAGCCAACGACTTCTTTCATTTCATCCAAAAACAATCTCAAAACGAATCAAAAATTGCGGAAGCGTATAGAATGTTACTCTCTTCCCGAGAGGGAAAAGATTTACTCTATCACTATTTCAAACTTCGTTATTAATTTGTTTCTAAGAATTAGAATCTGAAACTTAAAGAGTAAATTCTAATTTTTAAGATACTGAGTTCAAAAATTACGAAACGACGATATCCGTTTTGGCTTGGGTGTATTTCCATTCCACAGCCACACGAATTAGTTTTTCGTTCTCAGTGATGCTGAGTTTGGATTTAATACGGGAACGCAAAGTTTCAATGGTGGAAGGAGCAAGACCCATATTGGCAGCAATTTCTTTGACCGGCATCCCTTCCCCAATCATGAGAAACACTTCCAATTCACGATTAGACAATCTGTCGATGGGATCTTTTTCGTCTTTTTGGGAAGCTCTGTATAAATGTCCGAGCAGTCGAGTTGCCTGGGACGAACTAACAAAATAATCTCCCTTAAGCACAGTGTGGATGGCTTCTACAATTTGTGTGGTTGTATCTTCTTTAAAAACATAACCCATCGCACCCAATTTAAAAGCACGATCCACAAAGGTATCGTCCGTCAACATACTGATGATGATGACGGCAATATTTGGAAAAGTTGTTCTAAGACGTTTGAGTAACTGCAAACCATTTTGGTTTTGTTTGAGTTGGATATCGATTAACACCAAACTTGGTTGCAGTTTTTCTATATCATTAAATGATTTTTCAATGTTATCCGCACTCCCGATGCACTCTAAATCTTCCGATTTAGCAATTAGGTTTTGTAGTGCATCTACTACAAGAGGGTGGTCATCAACGATATAGACTTGTTTCTTCATATTTTCCGGCTCTAAGATTCTTTTAAAGCTGTGATCATCTCTTGTGTTGCTTTTTTACCATCGCCAAACAACATCAAACAGTTGTCAGCAATGAAGAGTGGGTTGGGCACTCCTGCAAATCCTGGACTAAGGGATCGTTTGATCACAACAACTGTCTTAGCATTTCCAACATCCAAAATAGGCATACCAGCAATTGGTGACTTTGGATCTGTTTTTGCAAGAGGGTTTGTTACGTCATTCGCCCCATTGACTATCACAACATCAACATTTTCGAAAGTACTATTGATCTCGTCCATCTCTTTCAATCGATCATAAGGAATATCTGCTTCTGCAAGTAAAACGTTCATGTGACCAGGCATACGACCTGCCACTGGATGGATTGCAAATGTAACATCAATACCACGTGCGGTTAAAAGTTGGTATAAGTCACGTACTGTGTGTTGTGCTTGCGCTACAGCCATACCATAACCAGGGACAATCACTACACTTCGTGCGACATCTAACAACATTGCCACTTCTTCAGCACTTGTCGATTTGACTTTACCAGAGTAAAAATCGCCATCATCTTTCATTTCTGTAGCGACAGCCCCGAATCCTCCGAAGAGTACATTCGTCAAACTACGATTCATCGCTTTACACATGATTTGTGTTAGAATAATTCCAGAGGCACCTACAAGGGAACCCGAAATAATAAGAACATTATTATTAAGAACAAATCCTGTTGCAGATGCGGCAATCCCTGAATAAGAGTTAAGAAGAGAGATCACGACTGGCATGTCGGCTCCACCAATTGGAATCACAAGGAAGATACCAAGAAGTAAACTCACACCACTGAGAATCCAATAAATGGATTCATCGGTTGGAACCAAACATCCATAAACACCAAGTCCAACAGCAGTAAGACCAACTAAGATTTTAACAAGTTGGTCGCCAGGATAACGAACCGCTTTTTCTGTAATAAAACCTTGTAACTTACCGAAGGCGATAAAACTTCCAGAGAAGGTAATCCCACCAACAATGGCAGAGAATACAATGGAAACAATCTCTTGGTAGTTGACTGCAAATGCATATTTGGGAATGGAAAGTTGTAAGGCAGCACCAGCTACAAAAACAGATGCAATCCCACCAAATCCGTTGAGGACGGCCACAAGTTGTGGCATAGCAGTCATTTGGATTTTGATGGCCAAAATGATTCCGATGAGTGATCCGATCAGAACCCCAACAAGAATCCAATCATACGTTAAGATGGCTTGGTCAAAGAGAGTGGCAACAACTGCAATGAGCATACCCAAAGCACCGAGTAAATTTCCTCTGGTTGCTGTTTTAGGATGAGCCAACTGTTTGATTCCAACAATAAAAAGGATGGAAGCAACAAGGTAAGAAAGATTAAGAATACTGACTAGTTCCATTATTTAGGTGCGTCCTTCTTCTTAAACATTCCGAGCATTCTATGAGTTACTAGAAACCCACCCACTACGTTGATCGTAGCAAAAATAACAGAGAGGAGTCCCAAAATTTTGGTGATATTGCTCTCTTGGATCCCGGCAGCATAAAGCGCACCAATCAAGGTAATGCCGGAAATGGCGTTGGAACCCGACATAAGAGGGGTGTGGAGGATGGGAGGGATTTTTGTGATGATTTCAAATCCCACGAAGATCGCTAGGACGAAAATCGTGACGGCTGTAACAAATATTTCCATAAACTAGTAGTAGTTATGGAAAAAATGGCCATTTTGGAAACAAAATTTTCAGGAATTTTACCCAAACTGGGGCCTGATCCTAGCTTTCAAACCTGATTTCCAGGGAAATGATTGCGATTCTTAAATCGAAAGTAGAATCAAAACCGCAGGATCAGCTGTTGCAAAGCTAAGATTTCCACTCCCCACAGATGCAAAAAAGGATATTTTCCGAATACAATCGTTTTGAATCTTAAAGTTAGGTTGGAACTTATGTAAAAGATTTCAAAAAAAGAATATAACACCCGAGAAATAAAACCAAACAAATATTATACGAAATATATCACATTTAGTTTATCAAAAAATTGAAGTTAGATTGTCCAGTTGAAGGACATTTAAACACAATTTTCTCTCTTATAACATTAATTTGACGAATTTTTCATCAATCTGTAGGGACTTCGCTAAGATACAAAATCATTCAAGAACAAGAAACACCATTCGTATTTTTATAATTCGATTGTAGGGAGGAAAAATAACTAAGGATTTCCCTAAAATAAATTGACTTGTTCTCCCAAATAGTCGACTCTTGCCGAGCAACTCTGGGGATTACCCTTTTATTGGAGAATTTTTTTGCTAAAAATGAAAGACTTATCAAATTTCCGATCGGATATTAAACTTATCATTGTTAGTTTTATCTGCTTCACTTTTGTCTCTTGTGAACCAAATAACTCAGACAATACGGCCGTAGCCAGTGCACTTGCACTCGTTACTAATAACAGTTCTTCTTCTAGTAGTTCAGCAACATCTTCCTGTGCAACCACGGGGACTTGTAAAATATTCATCTCAAATCCAACTGCTCCTATGAATGCAGGTATTTCTGGCTTTGATAATCACTGTAACAATTCGGCAAATAAACCATCAGGTAGTCATACCTACAAAGCATTGATTTCAGATGGAGTAAAAAGAAGGGCCTGTTCTACAGCAAATTGCTCAGGTGGAACGTCTGAAAACATTGATTGGGTTCTCAAACCGAACCAACAATACAAACGAAAAGATGGAACCACAATCATCGCAACTACAAATGCCAATGGTATTTTTGTTTCTTCACTGACCAATGTAATTGATCCAGATATGTTTGATGGAGCTAGTGATCATGTTTTCACGGGTGTAAATGCAGACTGGACTCCTGGTGATGATTGTTCTGATTGGACAGGAATTGGAAATGCGATGACAGGAGCATATCTTTATGCTGATTTCCGAACTTTTGCAGAAAATTCAAGAAATTGTAATACTATGGTTGGAAATGTCTATAAAGGGAAAGCAATCTGTGTGGAACAATAAAAATCAGATAAAATAGTTTTTTAGTAAATGATAAACATAAACTATTCTATCAGACTAATGAATGCAATTGCCAAGAACACTAATCTTGGCAGAACCACTTTGGGTATTACCCAAAGTATGGAGTACTAGTTTGAAATATTTTAGAAATTTCTCAAATTCCTTACTAAATGTTACATGAATCCTAATTACCCTAGAGTGTTTGACACTCATGTCTTGTGAGGCAAAAAACTCAGACAATACGATAACAACCAGTGCACTTGCTCTTGTTACAAATAACAACTCTAACTCTAATTCCACAGTGACCTACACAAGCAGTGTATTTTGTAAAATCTTTGTTACCAACAGTATCATTCCCTACAACGCAGGTATTACTGGTTTTGCTTCACATTGTACAAGTGCGTCGTACAAAGCTATGGCTTCCGATGGTACCACGAGAAGAGCATGTTCAACTGCGAATTGTTCCAGTGGTACCTCAGAACAGATCAATTGGGTTTTAAAAACGAATACGATTGAACAAAATCAACTTTATGGAAGTTACACAGTGGTCACTGGACTTAGTACAGACTGGACGAGTGGGCATGCCTTTACAGATTGGTCTGGAACTGGGAATGGTTGGTATGGCGACTATTCAGAGTTAAATTCTAGTTTTTGTAGATAGTTGGGCCAATGCTGCCACCATGACAACTCTCTCAGGAAAACTCATCTGCGTAGAACAATGATGTTAAAACCAAAGATTCGATAGAAAAACACATTCCTAAATTGTTTTGACAGAATTATGGGAACCAGTACCCTCTTTGGTGGTTCCCAATATGAAATCCTTTTTGTTTTTCCCCATCTTCCTTCTCAATTGCCAGGTCAGTTGGTATCACACTCGTGTATCACCAAACCAATCGAGAGAAATCCCAATTGCGCAAGGGGGAAACCTCTTCGGAGAAACAGGAACATCCTGTTTTTTCTCAAATTTAAAATTCCAAGAATCTGATTCTTCCAATGAATTCACACAAACAAACCTTCCACTCATTGACACACAGTTCATAGAAAATATTCGAACCAATTTAAAACTTAAAAATTCAAATACAAGACATATCAAACAAATTCATGGAATTCCTAAGTCTTGGCCTTACACCAAAGAATTAGAATCGTTTCGTACAGATAAGTCCTTCGAAAGATTCAAAACAATTCAAAATATGACGGCAGATCCCCAAGATAAAAAAACACTACTCAAATATGCTGAAATCATCGATGCAGATA
This genomic stretch from Leptospira meyeri harbors:
- a CDS encoding aspartate kinase; amino-acid sequence: MSSKIVVQKYGGTSVGDTTKIQNVAKRIKRYHDEGQKVAVVVSAMGHTTDELVDLADQISKNPPKREMDMLLSTGEQVSIALLAIALNEIGVPAQSFTGSQLKILTDGNFSNGKIEMIDRSRIDEAFNKGKVVIVAGFQGIDKDENIVTLGRGGSDTSAVALAAALGADECEIYTDVDGVYTADPRKIPTAKMHKQITYEEMLELASLGAGVLHSRSVELGMNYNVVIHVRSSFHDKPGTLVMSEDKIMEKMKVSGVTAKGDQARVTIADVKDKPGIAAELFTQLANKDVIVDVIVQSSPRDGINTISFTIAKKDISAAKPIIDAYAKDHGNGKAEIDENISIVSAVGVGMKSHVGVAAKMFQSLAEKNINIEMISTSEIKISCVIKQNQAEDAVKALHTTFIG
- a CDS encoding putative peptidyl-prolyl cis-trans isomerase, which produces MQKRLRMPRLLILFFASVFVFSLFFAPIISLSSYESLNSVLVIVGPKSISSLDYEEGVERYKNLSRFFPNYRKKGSLHSQVVDFLIDRAVVDNAADEESIQVNEKRIEAEIQKRMEAQGISDLEQFKKSVQTQFNLPYDVWLEDLPYQIKKGQLLQIKVSPPLPSEQEVQSWYNKNKAKVGSEFKFREIVFSPSNSSIDEETRVFNELTEIRNKSLKDPSFFKLVASGPRNESRYRLNGGLVNWVPTFELYKSQPTTASVLTQVGGAGKISEVFRDDRKRYCLVFIEGMRPTPLDAVRKGIQGFLFREKEQTSFEEWVSNTRKNSSISIFDPIYMKEYNISNPEEKYNID
- a CDS encoding spiro-SPASM protein, whose amino-acid sequence is MMNRKDYNPSFAVVYLDNQSIQFLNQNFKPELLEEFVHRLSKIFPKIQIHINTNNLLSEKINSTTVKNQFIVHEDVSKEYEFLLKLGKLLPESKYKDPDWDEVCFLYFTGISPLLDSRLTETAWDRHRNFFSQYSYSENLPPGLTPTIITREFLTSLPDTLATDIHSYFLKNINQYDVDIFYKAPDLRQLRLDFRLSSFRSLTLIQGLLPLGEDLTYENLLSKLKENPQLFRSAPSYLEWEIYKGCELKCTFCPREFSDLTNDGSFVSLTEVKSTISKLNEELTSPITISLTGNGEPLLHPDFKNVVLEILKLETLSELIIETALYKNTESLLSLIESLNPSEKEKICVIVNVTTLKPDVYKSLYGKSELENVLVTIDKLSLILSNKSLHVQMIKMKEVEEEIDPYFTFFEKKGINIILQKYNTFANKLPERRVSDLTPIHRDFCWHLVRDLSVFVDGSVSICKQNQTEIIGNLYKESLGAIWQKGLDFFKNSFLGEHDKIPAPCLNCDEWYTFNA
- a CDS encoding cytidylyltransferase domain-containing protein, translated to MSGILSTRDCFAFIQARLGSTRFPKKILKSIPEDTNTSVLDHIHNRLTTIFPREQIVFLVPEGDRELIEFLQNKNYQYFVGSESDVRDRFRKACHHFKAKHIFRLTGDNPFIDLESIRYLYEAITYISDPYYSLSMVGLPLGMGVECFSADSLLFDVEGPLPERHTEHVSLHIKEHPEIHKQFRLSAPHLNHFTDLNPSTLRITVDESKDYELVCLLWEKLGTKDPLFGAKEVIQLAKDQPEFFLVNASVEQVTFPLPKADRKSKPVRIVYGEPSLFGSGHYERCKSLSLFLEMNGFDILLSDKPDLQSKDLPQVLDIRENEFPLNNLFYIDNLHHLPNKSNSSFFLPNPVSPLTPGDPVSYFSSPLSELDWNQITIPGQVLVYAGSLGKEESELIDRYLLQFLNSNVSTKKTNISSLVRIGGTPPIEKIVQYIPRVSYIEFLKQIQISDVILTYFGQTMMESLSNGKKVCLFGITAIHESLGKFAEKELGISYLGSLSELEGNNQFPDVFPNIKIKLVRDAHLKILKWLESIYES
- a CDS encoding tetratricopeptide repeat protein; its protein translation is MKAKIQILFFAFLLLLFTNPILTQTEDKETIEINAKIELEKVSRNIINALRYGKFLLADTEWKKIQSEVYKSYSEYDYLNGSLLYSRMEWQEAKESLNKALKKEPNHEAASFLLGMIYAQEDSWSEAKDTWMETNQISPYNPFYHYNLGLAYYILKDYNNAIVSLNKSLEYKANYNEAKLILAKTYLELNETEKAKVELATILEQDPRHIQASHLMGRVVYLTEKDPKKSLTYLKNQRVLGWREKKIYARCYFEIRKWRDAENLLRPIAYSPFADEYDQSFYLNLLLNLGYDERANDFFHFIQKQSQNESKIAEAYRMLLSSREGKDLLYHYFKLRY
- a CDS encoding response regulator transcription factor, producing the protein MKKQVYIVDDHPLVVDALQNLIAKSEDLECIGSADNIEKSFNDIEKLQPSLVLIDIQLKQNQNGLQLLKRLRTTFPNIAVIIISMLTDDTFVDRAFKLGAMGYVFKEDTTTQIVEAIHTVLKGDYFVSSSQATRLLGHLYRASQKDEKDPIDRLSNRELEVFLMIGEGMPVKEIAANMGLAPSTIETLRSRIKSKLSITENEKLIRVAVEWKYTQAKTDIVVS
- a CDS encoding NAD(P)(+) transhydrogenase (Re/Si-specific) subunit beta, whose product is MELVSILNLSYLVASILFIVGIKQLAHPKTATRGNLLGALGMLIAVVATLFDQAILTYDWILVGVLIGSLIGIILAIKIQMTAMPQLVAVLNGFGGIASVFVAGAALQLSIPKYAFAVNYQEIVSIVFSAIVGGITFSGSFIAFGKLQGFITEKAVRYPGDQLVKILVGLTAVGLGVYGCLVPTDESIYWILSGVSLLLGIFLVIPIGGADMPVVISLLNSYSGIAASATGFVLNNNVLIISGSLVGASGIILTQIMCKAMNRSLTNVLFGGFGAVATEMKDDGDFYSGKVKSTSAEEVAMLLDVARSVVIVPGYGMAVAQAQHTVRDLYQLLTARGIDVTFAIHPVAGRMPGHMNVLLAEADIPYDRLKEMDEINSTFENVDVVIVNGANDVTNPLAKTDPKSPIAGMPILDVGNAKTVVVIKRSLSPGFAGVPNPLFIADNCLMLFGDGKKATQEMITALKES
- a CDS encoding NAD(P) transhydrogenase subunit alpha, whose amino-acid sequence is MEIFVTAVTIFVLAIFVGFEIITKIPPILHTPLMSGSNAISGITLIGALYAAGIQESNITKILGLLSVIFATINVVGGFLVTHRMLGMFKKKDAPK
- a CDS encoding DUF1554 domain-containing protein, which gives rise to MKDLSNFRSDIKLIIVSFICFTFVSCEPNNSDNTAVASALALVTNNSSSSSSSATSSCATTGTCKIFISNPTAPMNAGISGFDNHCNNSANKPSGSHTYKALISDGVKRRACSTANCSGGTSENIDWVLKPNQQYKRKDGTTIIATTNANGIFVSSLTNVIDPDMFDGASDHVFTGVNADWTPGDDCSDWTGIGNAMTGAYLYADFRTFAENSRNCNTMVGNVYKGKAICVEQ
- a CDS encoding DUF1554 domain-containing protein; the encoded protein is MSCEAKNSDNTITTSALALVTNNNSNSNSTVTYTSSVFCKIFVTNSIIPYNAGITGFASHCTSASYKAMASDGTTRRACSTANCSSGTSEQINWVLKTNTIEQNQLYGSYTVVTGLSTDWTSGHAFTDWSGTGNGWYGDYSELNSSFCR